The stretch of DNA TGTCCTCCTCTTTGTGGCCGCGGTGGGCCTCTTCGTGGCCGCGACCAATCCCGGTGCCATGCCCATGGCCCTGGCCGGCTCGCTTCTGGTCTGGAATTTCCCCTACCTGGAAGGCTTCACCAACTTCGCCATCGGCATGCCCCTCTTTCTCCTGGCCTTGACCTGGTGGTGGCGCCGGCGGGACGCCTGGGGAGCCAGAGAGACCGTGGTCCTGGCCGGCCTCCTGGTGGCCATCTACTTCTGCCACCTGATCCCGGCAGCCGCGGCCCTGGCAGCCCTCCCGTTTCTCGCCATCGGCCACCGCCCGAGCCGCCGGCCCGGGCAGGCCCTCCTCTTGGCCGCGGCCCTGGCGCCCGCCGGCGGTCTCTGCCTGTGGTATTTCCTGGCGGCCGAAAAGCTGCCCGGCGTCAAGACGGTCTGGACCCTGGGCCGTACCCTCGGAAACCTCGTCTTCATGCAGACGGTGGTAGCCCACCATGACCGGGAGTACCTGGTGGCCGCCGGCCTCTTGCTCGTCTACGGGCTTGGCGGCGGGCACTTCCTGCGGGGCTTGCGGACCAGCTGGCGCCCGGGGCTCGGGCAGCCGTTTCTGCTCCTCACCGTGGGCTCGCTTCTGGTGTACCTCCTGGCCCCGGACCGGATGGGCGGCGGCTTTGTCATCAAGGTGCGGCTGCTGCTCTTTCCCCTGCTCCTGGCCCTGGGCTTTCTCCCCTGGCCGTGGACCGGCAGGGCAAGCCGGCTGGCGATAGGGCTCCTGGTGGCGCTCCATCTGGCCAACGTCAGCTTCCGCTGCACAGCCTTCCGGACCCTGCACCAGGAGCTGGCCAGCTGCCTGGCCGCCACCAGCCTGGTGCAGCCGGACCGCACCTTCCTGCCCCTGGTCTTCGACACCCAGGGACCGTCGAAGCGGGCCCACGTCCTGCTCCAGGGCTTTGCTCTCTATGCCGCCCAGCCACGGCTGGTCAACCTGGCCAACTTCGAGGCGGCCAGCGTTGTCTTTCCTTTGCGCTACCGGCCCGGCATGGGCTACGAGGCCCGGGCCATCGACGCCTTGATGGCGCGGCCCGAGGAGGTCCGGATCGACACGCTGGAGCCCCGGCCGGACGCCATCTTCACCTACGCCATGCCGGAGGACAGCCCGGTGGCCGGCCGCATCCGGGCGGGCTACGATCTGGTCTACGGGGAGGGCCGGGTGCGGATCTTCAGCCGGCGGCGGGAATGACCTGGGCTCGGATACCCGGCGGCAGCCAAATGGGCGGCAGGCCCGGGTGCACCCGTCGACGCGGCCCCTGGTGGGGCGTTGGATCTGGAGGGGGGGATGAACGGGGCGACCGGCATGGCCTGCCGGGGCCTGTTCACGATGCAGGGCTGCGGTGGAGGATGCGTCTCAGCCTGAGACCGTGTTCGAGAAAGGCCATCTCGTCCTCCCAGGACCGAGCGGTCAACGAGGCGAAGTCGGCCACCACGTCCTGGTCCCGGCAGAGGACCAGAACGCCTCGCAGGGCCTCAAAGGCCAGGACCGGTCCAGCCTGGTTGAGAACCGCCAGATCGATCTCCTCGATGGCCAGCCCTTGCTGCAGGGCTGTACGCAGGTCAGCCAACAGGGGGAGGTCAGGGACGGACGCGAACAGGAGCGCGATGTCCAGGTCCGAGCCCGGACGGACAACACCGTCCTGGGCCGAGCCGAACAGCCAGGCGGCGACAACCTGGGGAAAGGGCGCGAGACACCGGGCGATGGCCCGAGGCTCAATCCGGCTGGACATGGGCCAGGATCTCATCCAGGGACTGCAGCTTGGCGAGGATAACGCCGTTCTTCACCGGGGATCACCGAGACGAGGTGCGGGCGCCGCCGGCCACGGATCTGGCGGCGGGCGTCACGCCAGGGGCCTTGTGCCTACCGTAGCCCAACCGGCTCCTGCTGTCAAAAGGCCGGGGCAGCGGCAGGGGGCCGCGGCCGCGGGATGCCCCCAAACGAAGCGACCCGCCGTCCCTGGGCCGGGAGGCGGGTCGCGTTGTGGGCTGGTGGGCGATACTGGATTTGAACCAGTGACTTCCACCGTGTGAAGATGGCACTCTAACCACTGAGTTAATCGCCCGAACGGGCTTTATCTACCCCATCCAGACCCAAAGTTCAACTGCAAAAGCAGCTGCCAAGAAGACCATGCGCTTTCCTGAGCCCCTCCTGCCCGGCCGTCTGGTCCGGCGCTTCCAGCGCTTTCTCGCCGAGGTGGATCTGGCCGGCGACCGCCGCATCCTGGCCCATTGTCCCAACTCCGGCAGCATGCTGGGCCTCGCTGTCCCGGGCAGCCCGGTCCTGGTGTCGCCAGCCCCGCTGCGACGGGGCCGCAAGCTGGCCTACACCCTGGAGATGGTGGCGGTCGAAGGCTTCTGGGTGGGGGTCCACACCGGCCGCACCAATGCCCTGGCCCAGGAGGCCCTGGAAGCCGGGGTGATCCGGGAGCTGGGCCGGCCGCTGGCCATCCGGCCCGAGGTACGGCTGGGCCCGGACTGCCGGCTGGACTTCCTCCTCACCCTCCCCAGCGGTCCCCTCTTTCTGGAGGTCAAGAACTGCACCCTTGTCCGGAACGGCATCGCCCGCTTTCCGGACGCGGTGACCGTCCGGGGCACCAAGCACCTGCGGCACCTGACCGCCCTGGCAGCCGCCGGCCAGGGCGCCGCGGTGCTCTTCGTCGTGCAGCGTGGTGACGCCCTCTTGTTCCAGGCCGAGGCCGGAATCGACCCGGTGTACGCCGCGGCCCTCGACCAGGCCGCTGCCGCCGGCGTCCAGGTCCTCGCCTACCGGGCGACCCTGGCGCCAGGTGCCATCACCGTCGACACCCCCCTGCCCTGGCGGCCCTGAGGCGATCCGGGAGCATCAGGGCCGACCGGTGAGGAGCAGCCGCTCCAGAACGCCGGCCACCGCCACCAGAGGCAGGCGCTCCGGCAGCTGGGCCCCGTCCTCCAGGGCGCCGGCCACCAGGAAGGGCAGCTGATCCCGCTCGCTGAGCGGCGGGTAGCCGTGGGAGCCGCGGACCAGGCCGGTGTCCTGGCTGACCGCCCGGGTCTCGGGATCGAAGAACAGCTCGCAGGGGTCATAGCCGGGCTTCCGGTGGATGTCCACCCGGCCGGCGAAGTCCGGGGCCCGGGCCGGGTCCTCCCACCAGGGATAGGCCAGCCAGCGGTCCCGGTTGGCCACCGCCACCAACTCGCCGGCCCGGGGATGGTCCAGGTGCCAGGCCTGCTTGCCGATGCGGTCCAGGACGAGATCAATGCCCGGCGTCCGCTCCAGGGCCGCCCGGGCCTGGCCTTCCGCCCCCCGCTGGACAAAAAGATGCGCCACCTGGTGGTCCACCATGGCCCAGGCCCGGCTGTTCTCCAGATCCAGGTACTCCCGGCCGGCGATGGTGCGCACGGCCAGGAGCCCATGCTCCCGGAGGATCCGGTTGGGAAAGACCGCGCCCGCCACCTCGGAGAAGGCGTACTCGGCCAGCACGACAAAGACCGTCTCCCCGGCCAGCCCCGCCTCCTGGACTGCGGCGACGATTCCCCCCACCGCGGCGTCCACCTGGGCCAGCTCCTCCCGGATGGCCGGATGCCCCGGCCCCAGCCGCTGGCAGGCATAGTCGAGATGGGGCAGGTAGACCATGGTCAGATCCGGCTGGAAGCGGTGGATGGTGGCCGCGGCGGCCCGGCTGATCCAC from Thermodesulfobacteriota bacterium encodes:
- a CDS encoding nucleotidyltransferase domain-containing protein, which codes for MSSRIEPRAIARCLAPFPQVVAAWLFGSAQDGVVRPGSDLDIALLFASVPDLPLLADLRTALQQGLAIEEIDLAVLNQAGPVLAFEALRGVLVLCRDQDVVADFASLTARSWEDEMAFLEHGLRLRRILHRSPAS
- the sfsA gene encoding DNA/RNA nuclease SfsA, with the translated sequence MRFPEPLLPGRLVRRFQRFLAEVDLAGDRRILAHCPNSGSMLGLAVPGSPVLVSPAPLRRGRKLAYTLEMVAVEGFWVGVHTGRTNALAQEALEAGVIRELGRPLAIRPEVRLGPDCRLDFLLTLPSGPLFLEVKNCTLVRNGIARFPDAVTVRGTKHLRHLTALAAAGQGAAVLFVVQRGDALLFQAEAGIDPVYAAALDQAAAAGVQVLAYRATLAPGAITVDTPLPWRP
- a CDS encoding nucleotide pyrophosphatase/phosphodiesterase family protein, yielding MNRRRRVVVLDVVGLTRHHFDEPAFCPNLARLREQGLLAAMAPCFPAVTLPVQATLTTGLYPGQHGVVANGFFFRSDFRVAFWEQAASLVAGDRLWQRLRHPLPDLKTALLFMQNSLFSGTEVILTPRPLHTDDGLIPWCHSMPVGLYDQLAADLGPFPLQHYWGPLAGIASSQWISRAAAATIHRFQPDLTMVYLPHLDYACQRLGPGHPAIREELAQVDAAVGGIVAAVQEAGLAGETVFVVLAEYAFSEVAGAVFPNRILREHGLLAVRTIAGREYLDLENSRAWAMVDHQVAHLFVQRGAEGQARAALERTPGIDLVLDRIGKQAWHLDHPRAGELVAVANRDRWLAYPWWEDPARAPDFAGRVDIHRKPGYDPCELFFDPETRAVSQDTGLVRGSHGYPPLSERDQLPFLVAGALEDGAQLPERLPLVAVAGVLERLLLTGRP